A section of the Lepus europaeus isolate LE1 chromosome 10, mLepTim1.pri, whole genome shotgun sequence genome encodes:
- the LOC133767842 gene encoding SOSS complex subunit B2-like, producing the protein MNGVNDPPFFIKNIKPGLKNLNVVFIVLEIGHVTKTKDGHEVRSCKVADKTGSITISVWDEIGGLTQPGDIIRLTRGYASMWKGRLTLYTGRGGELQKIEEFSMVYSEVPNFSEPNPDDRGQQNKGAHSEQKNNSMNSNMGTGTFGPVGNGIQPGPESWGYQFSYAGRSNGRGHINPHLPGTANNQTVMTTISNGRDPRRAFKR; encoded by the coding sequence ATGAATGGGGTCAACGACCCgcccttttttataaaaaatattaagcCCGGACTGAAAAACTTAAATGTCGTCTTTATTGTGCTGGAGATAGGACACGTGACCAAAACCAAAGACGGCCATGAAGTGAGATCGTGCAAAGTAGCAGATAAAACGGGCAGCATCACTATTTCCGTGTGGGATGAGATCGGAGGTCTCACACAGCCAGGGGATATAATTCGGTTGACCAGAGGGTATGCATCCATGTGGAAAGGACGTCTAACACTCTATACTGGAAGGGGCGGTGAACTTCAAAAAATTGAGGAGTTTTCTATGGTTTACTCAGAAGTGCCAAATTTCAGTGAACCCAATCCAGATGATCGAGGACAGCAAAACAAAGGGGCACACAGTGAACAGAAGAATAATTCCATGAATAGTAATATGGGTACAGGTACATTTGGACCAGTGGGAAATGGTATTCAACCTGGCCCTGAGTCATGGGGATACCAGTTTTCATATGCTGGTAGAAGCAATGGCCGGGGACATATAAATCCACATCTGCCAGGAACAGCCAATAACCAAACAGTCATGACCACAATAAGTAATGGCAGGGACCCTCGGAGAGCCTTTAAAAGATGA